CCAATTTCGATGAGCTTGTGCAAATTGTAGcctcagtttcctgttcttagctgaaAGGAGTGGCACCCggtgtggtcttctgctgctgtagcccatctgccTCAAAGTTCGACGTACTTTGCGTTCAGAGATGCTCTTCTGCCTACCTTGGTTGTAACGGGTGGTTATTTGAGtcactgttgcctttctatcagCTCGAACCAGTCTggccattctcctctgacctctggcatcAACAAGGCATTTCCGCCCACAGAACTGCCGCTCACtggatattttttctttttcggaccattctctgtaaaccctagagatggttgtgcgtgaaaatcccagtagatcagcagtttctgaaatactcagaccagcccttctggcaccaacaaccatgcCACGTTCAAAGTCACTCAAATCACCTTTCTTCCCCATACTGATGCTCGGTTTGAACTGCAGGAGATTGTCTTGACCATGTCTACATGCCTAAATGCACTGAGTTGCcgccatgtgattggctgattagaaaTGAAGTGTTATCAGCAGTTGGACAGGtttacctaataaagtggccggtgagtgtataTACTCGCTGTCCAGGAGTGATCTCAGCCAGATGGAATTGGAAACATTCccattttcagtttaaatttgCAGGTCTGGCTCccgactgctgctgcttttgctcgGTGATGATGTTTTGCAGTAAGAGGGGGGCAGCGTGGGGCTGTGCGCGCAGCCCGAGCTGGAGCCATGCAGAGACTCCGCCGTGGAGCTACGGCTGAGATGGCGGACGCGCTGGTTTGGCGACGTCTGAGCGCACAGCTGCTCGCCGCTGCTTTTTGCGCCCTCGTTTGAATCCGCGTCAGAACTCTTCCCCTCCGGCACCGTGGCGCATTTGAAAGAATGAGCCCTCCAAGGCCTCCGCGGTGCGCTCACTGGCAGCGGGGGGGCTGGTTTCTGTTGGCACTTTGGATAGTCTGGGCTGCCACTGTCACTGCGCTCTTTTTCCTGGctgtgagggagagaaagcttTGCATGGATCGTGCTGCACCCTTTTGGGCTTTGGGCCAAACATGTGGAATCCCCCAGATGTGGTTGATTGGACAGCTCACTCAGGAGAGGAAGAGCCGCTGCTGGACCAACGGCTCCTTGCATTAGGTTGCCATCAATTGGGGAAAATGTAATCGTCATCTTCCGGCCCGCACTGGCGCAGAGTTGCGCAACAGATTCCTTTCCCCCCTTAGAGATAAAGTCATCATCGAGCTCATCCTGTAATTGCGGGTAAAGATCCAAGATGCCCTGTTTAATCCACTTGTAGCCAAGATACGCCATCTCCAAAATGTTAAGGAAGAGGGAAATTGCGGCGATGAACTGCATGAAGACCATGAAGACGCTTTTCTCCGTCGGCCTGGAGACGTAACAGTCCACAGCATTAGGACAAGGATCCCGCTCGCACTTGAAAAGTGGGTAGAGGTGAAACCCATAAAGGACATATTGGCCCGTCATGAAGGCCACTTCAACAACGGACCGGGTGACCACATGTGCCACGTAAGTGCGCAACAGGGATCCCCGGAGCGGAGCTTTGTTCAGCTTGCCCTGGTCGAGCTGCTTCACCTCCCGTTCAATCCTCTTCCTGGCTTCGGCCAGATCCACGTCCACCAActccagctccttcctcagCAGGACTTTCTTTCTCTGCCGTGCTTTCTCCAGGGCCCGCAGTCTGTACAGAGCGTGGCCCATGTAAACCAGCGAGGGGGAGGACACGAAGATAACTTGCAGCACCCAGTAGCGGATGAGGGAGATGGGAAAAGCCAGGTCGTAGCAAACGTTCCTGCATCCCGGCTGCTCGGTGTTGCAAATGAAGTCAGCCTGCTCGTCGTTCCACACGTCTTCGGCCGCCACTCCGAGGACCAGCATGCGGAAAACGAAGAGAAGGGTGAGCCAGATCTTGCCCACCATGGTGGAGTGAATGTGCACCTCCTCCAAAATCCCTCCGAGGAAGTTCCAGTCTCCCATCTTCACTCTGCCATTCTGACTAAAATCAGTGAGAAAAGGAtcaaaaattgaaataaaaagaactgcagagaaataaaacactaaatatAACAGTAGGTAAAAAATCTACATTTCTATATATAATGGAAATAACACAAGCTTGAAAGTAAGAAATGGCCTGACTGGGCTTGTACGTCTAATCAaatcatctcttcctcctcttacATCCTCCCGTCTAAATGGTCCCCATAGGCCGTGCGTTCCCTTTACCTCACAGCAGCGGCGTGGACAGACTGTCGGTGCTGGTTTGGAACACTTCGGGCCATGTGGCCCCGTAAAGGTCACCAGtaaaaaagttttttaaaaaatcattggTGACCTCCACCAGTCCTGGCGTCTCACCCAAATCCCGGTGACCCGACTGTGCTCCACAGCTGCCAGAAACAAAGTTGGAAAAAAGTGAGCGGCTGAGGGAACGTTGCCAACACTAGTCTGAAGAGAGGAAATCAATAGCAACAGCTCCGCTGGGGTATTTGGCTCATGGCCTCTGCATGGCGGGGTTAAAACCGGCTGCAACACATATACCAATAAGCTCAGCAGGTCCAGACTTTGTGTCTGTCTGAGTAAGTTTATTCCTTTTTAATTCTTATGGAGAGTCAGAAGGTTGCAGCACTGAATGTATT
The DNA window shown above is from Takifugu flavidus isolate HTHZ2018 chromosome 10, ASM371156v2, whole genome shotgun sequence and carries:
- the gja9a gene encoding gap junction protein alpha 9a → MGDWNFLGGILEEVHIHSTMVGKIWLTLLFVFRMLVLGVAAEDVWNDEQADFICNTEQPGCRNVCYDLAFPISLIRYWVLQVIFVSSPSLVYMGHALYRLRALEKARQRKKVLLRKELELVDVDLAEARKRIEREVKQLDQGKLNKAPLRGSLLRTYVAHVVTRSVVEVAFMTGQYVLYGFHLYPLFKCERDPCPNAVDCYVSRPTEKSVFMVFMQFIAAISLFLNILEMAYLGYKWIKQGILDLYPQLQDELDDDFISKGGKESVAQLCASAGRKMTITFSPIDGNLMQGAVGPAAALPLLSELSNQPHLGDSTCLAQSPKGCSTIHAKLSLPHSQEKERSDSGSPDYPKCQQKPAPPLPVSAPRRPWRAHSFKCATVPEGKSSDADSNEGAKSSGEQLCAQTSPNQRVRHLSRSSTAESLHGSSSGCAHSPTLPPSYCKTSSPSKSSSSREPDLQI